Within Kutzneria chonburiensis, the genomic segment CGGCGAGCAGAGCCCCAAGTACGGGCACAAGCCGATCGGCGAGCTGCCGGCCAAGAACATCGACACCGGCATGGGCGTCGAGCGGGTGGCCATGCTGCTTCAGGGCGTGGAGAACGTCTACGAGACGGACCTGATCCGGGCCGTGATCAACAAGGCCGAGCAGCTGTCCGGCAAGCGCTACGGCGACAACGAGGTCGACGACGTCCGGTTCCGGGTCATCGCCGACCATGCCCGCAGCGGCATCATGATCGTCTCCGACGGCGTGAGCCCGGGCAACGAGGGCCGCGGCTACGTGCTGCGCCGCCTGCTGCGCCGCATCGTGCGCTCGTCCCGCCTGCTCGGCATCACCGAGCCGGTGCTGGGCGCCTTCGCCGCCGTGGTGCGTGACGAGATGGGCGAGTCCTACCCCGACCTGGTGAGCAGCTTCGAGCGGGTGGACGCCGTGGTCCGGGCCGAGGAGGACGCCTTCCTGGCCACCCTGACCACCGGCTCCAGGATGTTCGAGACGGCCGCCGACGAGACCCGGTCGGCCGGCGGCGCCACGCTGTCCGGCGACAAGGCCTTCCAGCTGCACGACACGTTCGGCTTCCCGATCGACCTGACCCTGGAGATGGCCGCCGAGCAGGGCCTCAAGGTCGACGAGGAGGGCTTCCGCCGCCTCATGGCCGAGCAGCGGCAGCGGGCCAAGGCCGACGCCGCCGCCCGCAAGACCGGCCACGGCGACGCCTCGGCCTACCGGGCCGTGCTCGAGGGCCACGGGCGCACCGACTTCCTCGGCTACAACCAGCTGGGCAGCGAGGCCCGCGTGGTCGGCCTGCTGGTCGGCGGCGTGTCCGTGCCGGCCGCCCCGGCCGGCGCCGAGGTCGAGGTCGTGCTGGACCGCACCCCGTTCTACGCCGAGGGCGGCGGCCAGCAGGCCGACTCCGGCCGGATCGTCGCCGACGGCGCCGTGGTCGAGGTGCACGACGTGCAGTCGCCGGTGCCGGGCCTGACCGTGCACCGCGGCAAGGTCGTCTCCGGCGAGATCCTGCTCGACGCCGCCGTGCAGGCCGACGTGGACGTCACCCGGCGCACCGCCATCGCCCGCTCGCACTCGGCCACCCACCTGGTGCACGCCGGCGTGCGCAAGGCCATCGGCGAGACGGCCGCCCAGGCCGGCTCGCTCAATGCCCCTGGTCGCCTGCGCTTCGACTTCACCTCGCCCGGCGGCGCCGTGCCGGCCAGCGTGCTGGCCGACGTCGAGGACGAGGTCAACGACGTGCTGCTGCACGACTACGACGTGCAGGCCGAGATCATGACCATGGACGCCGCCCGCAAGTCCGGCGCCATGGCCCTGTTCGGCGAGAAGTACGGCGACCAGGTCCGCGTGGTCACCATCGGCGACTACTCCAAGGAGCTGTGCGGCGGCACCCACGTCGGCCGCTCCGGCGAGATCGGCGTGATCAAGCTGCTGTCCGAGGCCTCCATCGGCTCCGGCGTGCGGCGGGTCGAGGCCCTGGTCGGCCTGGACGCCTACCGGTTCCTGGCCCGTGAGCACGTGCTGGTGTCGCAGCTGGCCGAGCAGTTCAAGGCCCGGCCCGAGGAGCTGCCCGAGCGCATCGGGCAGACCGTCGAGCGGCTGCGGGCCGCCGAGAAGGAGCTGGAGAAGCTGCGCGGCGCCCAGCTGCTGTCCTCGGGCGGCGCCCTGGCCGACGGCGCCGAGAACCTGGGCGGCACCTTCCTGGTGGCTGCCGCCGCCCCCGACGGCGTCTCCGGCAACGACCTGCGCGCCCTGGCCATGGACGTGCGTGGCCGCCTCGGCGACAAGCCGGGCGTGGTCGCCCTGTTCTCGGCCGACGGCGACAAGGTCGCCTTCGTGGTCGCCACCACGGCCGCCGGCCGTGACAAGGGCCTGGCCGCCGGCAAGCTCGTGCCGGTGTTCGGCCCGGCCATCGGCGGCCGCGGCGGCGGCAAGCCCGACCTGGCCCAGGGCGGCGGCACCCAGCCGGGTGGCATTCCCGACGCCATCGCCGCCCTGCGGACCGAGATTCAGCGTGGTTCGTAGCAAGGACAAGCGGCGGCCGGTCCCGGAGTTCCTGCCGGGGCCGGGCCGCCGCCTTGGCGTCGACGTCGGTTCCGTTCGGGTCGGCGTCGCGTTGAGCGACCCGTCGCCGATGCTGGCGTCTCCGCTGGTCACGCTGCCGCGCGACGGCAGCGTGGATGCCCTGGTGGCGCTGGTTCGGGAGCACGAGGTCGTGGAGCTGGTCGTCGGGCTGCCGCGGACGCTGGCCGGCAAGCACGGCACGGCCGCCGAGATCGCCACCGAGTTCGCCGGCCAGTTGGCTGAACGGCTCGACATGCCGGTGCGTCTAGCCGATGAGAGGCTGACCACGGTCACCGCGACCAGGGTGCTCGCCGATGCCGGCGTGCGTGGTCGGCGGCAGCGTGCCGTCGTCGACCAGGCCGCCGCCGTGGAGATCCTCCAGGCGTGGCTGGACGCGCGGGCCGCCGCACTCGCCAGGGAGGGCAGGCCGTGAACGACGTGAACGACCAGGTCGAGCAGCACGAGGACGGGTTCGATCTCTTCGAGAGCGACGAGGACGCCGGCGGCCGCGGGAAGAAGCGCAAGCCACGCCGCAAGGTCGTGCTGCTGTCCATCCTGCTGGTGGTGTTGATCGGCGGCGGCTGGGGCGCGTACTACGGCGCCGGCTCCTACCTGGGCATCGGCAGTTACGGCAACTACGGCGGCGACGGCGACCAGGACGTGCTGGTGCGCGTGGACAACGGCGCCACCACCCGGGACATCGCCGACATGCTCCAGTCCCAGGACGTGGTGCGGACCGTGCGGGCGTTCCTGAACGCCTCGGCCGGCAACGCCGAGATCGGCAACGTGCAGCCCGGTTTCTACGTGATGAAGACGCACATGTCCGGCGACGCGGCGGTGACCCGGCTGATCGCGCCGGCCAGCCGCGTCGGCAACGTGCAGATCAAGGCGGGCACGCAGCTCGACGACACCAAGAACCCCGACAACTCGGTGAAGCCGGGCATCCTGTCCCAGCTGGCCGCGGCCAGCTGCGTGACGCTCAACGGCACCAAGAGCTGCGTGTCGGCCGACGACGTGAAGAAGGCCGCGCAGACCGCCGACCCGGCCAAGCTGGGCATCCCCAGCTGGGCCGCGCCGGCCGTGGCCAAGGCCGACCCCGTGCACCGGCTGGAGGGGCTGATGGTCTCCGGCGTGTACGACGTCAAGCCGGGCACCGACGCCGTCACGCTGCTGCGGTCGATGCTGACCCAGTCCGGGGCCAAGCTGGCCACGCTGCCGCAGACCTCGCAGGACACCGGTATGTCGCCGTACCAGATCCTGGTCATCGCCTCGCTGATCGAGCGCGAGGCCATCACCTCGGACTTCGCCAAGGTGTCGCGGGTGATCTACAACCGGCTGGCCCAGGGCATCCCGATGGGCGACGACTCGACCATCAACTACGTGCTCGACCAGCCGTTGATCCGGACGTCCGACGAGAACCGGGCCAAGCCGGGGCCGTACAACACGTACCTGAACACCGGCCTCATGCCGACGCCGATCTCCTCGCCGAGCCCGGAGGCGCTGGCCGCCGCGCAGAAGCCGGCCGACGGCCCGTGGCTGTTCTTCGTCAAGTGCGACAAGGACGGCAACTCCTGTTTCGCCGTCACCCAGGCCGAGCAGGACGAGAACGCCCACAAGGCCCAAGCGGCGGGAGTGTTCTAGGTGGGGTCACGGCAGGCGGCGGTCTTAGGCTCGCCGATCGAGCATTCGCTGTCGCCGGTGCTGCACGGCGCGGCGTATCGGGAGCTGGGGCTCGACTGGACGTTCTCGCGCGTGTTGTGCACCGCCGAGGAGCTGCCCGCGTTCGTCGACGGGCTCGGGCCGGAGTGGGCCGGGCTGGCCGTGACCATGCCCGGCAAGCGGGCCGCGTTGGCGTACGCCACCGAGCTGACCCGCGTCGCCGAGCTCGTCGGTGCCGCGAACACCTTGGTGCCTCGTGACGGCGGTTGGCTGGCCGACTGCACGGACGTCGAGGGCATCGTGGGGTCGCTGACCGCCGCCGGGGGAGTGCCCGACGGTGGCCGGGCCGTGGTGCTCGGGGCCGGCGGGACCGCGACCGCCGCGCTGACCGCGTTGGAGGCCTTCAAGATCCCCGCCGCCACGATCGTCGTGCGGGACCCCGCTCGGGCCGATGAGGCGTTGGCCTGCGCCTCGCGCGTCGGGCTCGACGTCGACCTGATCCGCTGGGACACGGCCGATTTCGCCGCTTTGTGCGGCGAGGCGGATCTGGTCGTCAGCACCGTGCCGACCGGGGCCGTTGAAGCGGTTGCCTCGGACATCGTCCGGGCCGGCTGCGTTTTCGACGTCATCTACCACCCGTGGCCGACGCCCTTGGCTTTGGCGGCGCAGAAGCAGCGCACCCGGCTCGTCACCGGGTTGGACATGCTGCTGCACCAGGCTTTCGCGCAGGTTCGTTGGTTCACCGGCCAGGACGCTCCCCGTGAGGCGATGCGGGTGGCCCTGCGTTCCGCCACCGCCACCGAGCTCCAGCTCCCCGTCTAGGTCCCCACATGCGCTTCCTATGTGGCATCTGATGCCACATAGGAAGCGCATGTGGCTTTCGATCCGGTGCTTGTGGACAGACACGGGTAGTTAGCCCGGGCGTCGCTTTGCGTGACCGGAAGTGCAGTCACTTGGGCAACTCCCTTGGGACGGTTGGCTTCCGACCCATGCGGCCTCTTGACTTGCGTGATCGCCGGGCGGAGGGTGTGGCCACCAATTGGTGTAGACCAACCAGGGAGCTGGACATGCCCCGCACCAGAGGCAGGGTCGCCGTCGCGGCGGCCGTGATCGCGATGGCCGGCCCGTTGCTGGCGGTTCCGGCCGTGGCCGCGACTGCCAACCACCACCCCCGACAGGACGACGGCCGCGTCGTGTCGGCCTACTTCGCCGACTGGGACGTCTACGGACGGGCCTACAACGTCAAGGACATCCCGGCCGACAAGCTGAACGTCATCCAGTACGCGTTCGGCGCGCCCACGTTCGACCAGGCCACCGGCGCCGTCGGGTGCTCGATCCTGGACCCGTGGGCCGACTACCAGCGGCCGATCGACGCGTCGCTGGCCGTCGACGGCGTCGGCGATGTCGCCGGGCAGCCGCTGTTCGGCAACTTCAACCAGCTGCTCAAGCTGAAGAAGGCCCACCCCGGTCTCAAGGTGGAGATCTCCCTCGGCGGCTGGACGAAGTCCACGTATTTCAGTGACGTCGCGGCGACCGCGCAGCGCCGCCAGGACTTCGTGAAGTCCTGTGTGGACACTTTCATCAACGGCAACATCCCGGGCCTGGCCCCGGGTGCGGCCAAGGGCGTGTTCGACGGCATCGACATCGACTGGGAGTACCCGACCCAGTTCGCCGGCGGCAACCCGGATGCCGGGCCCGCCGACAAGCACAACGCCACGCTGCTCATGCAGGAGTTCCGTCGCCAGCTCGGCGCGGACCACCTGCTCACGGCGGCGTTCCCGGCCACCTCCAAGGCCGGTGACTACTGGGAGCTCAACGCGGCGATCGCGCCGATGAACTGGGTCAACGTCATGACCTACGACTACAACATCCCCAGTGGTGGCGTCGCCGCGCCCGACACCCTGTTCACGCACAGCTTCCGCGACCCCAACGCCGCGGACCCGTCGTGGAACACCGTGGGCACGGTCCAGTACTACCTGGCCGCCGGCATCCCGCCGAACAAGATCGTCGTCGGCGTTCCCTTCTACGGCAACCAGTACCTGCGGTCGAGCGGCCTGTGGGAGAAGTCCGACAACAGCGGCCTCGACCCCAACAGCCTGGTGCCCGACCAGAAGCCGCAGCCGACGTACCACGACCTCGTCGACACCGCCAAGATCGTCGGTGCTGGTGGCTACACGGCCAACTGGGACGTTCAGTCCGGCGAGCCCTGGCTGTTCAACCCGGCCGGCGTGCACAACCTGTGCTCGACCTTCGCCGCCGACGGGACCTGCGCCGCTCCTTACGTGGCAACGGTTCCGACCGTGATCGCCTACTCGGACCCCAAGTCCGTTGCCGAGCGCACCACGCTCATCAAGGGCTGGGGGCTGCGCGGGGCGATGGCGTGGGAGATCAGCCAGGACTCCGACAGCCACGCGCTCATCTCCGCGCTGTCGCCGCTGTTGAAGTGATGCTTGGGTAGGAAGTGGTTGCCCCGCCCGGGATTTCCCGGGCGGGGCTTCTTCTTGTGGTGCGACAGCGCACAAGCCCCAGCCGCCGCACGCCCGCTGTCGAAATGTCACATGAGCGTCGTTGTTGCCTCTATAGGGCACATCCGGACCGCATGTGACGTTGAGTGGGGGCGCACGCAAGGGCCGCACGTGACCGGGGAGTGGTCACGTGCGGCCCTGGTAGAGCGAAGGGCTCAGGCCTCGTCGTGGTCGGTGGCGATGAGCGCCGCGACCGTCTCAAGGGCCTGGTCCGCACCGGCTCCTTCGGCGGACAGGATCACCTCGTCACCGTGCATCGCGCCCAGCGTCATCAGGCCCAGCACGCTGGCGGCGTCGACCTGCTCGCCACCCTCCTTGCGGATGGAGACGGGCACGGCCTGCCCGGCGGCAGCCTTGGCCAGCAGAGCGGCCGGCCGAGCGTGCAAACCCACCTTGCTGGCCACGGTGACCCGAAGTTCCGGCATGGTCTTTCCCTTTCGTGCGGTGTGGCGGACCCGGGAGAGTCCTAGCTGGACTGGTTGCGGGAGCTGGTCGTCTCGGGCACGGAGCCGCCCTCGGCGATCTGCTCGTCGGCGTCGTCCTCACGACCCGGGGTGCGGAGGTTCCACTTGATGATCACGAAGCGGAACGCGAAGTAGTAGATCAGGCCGTAGATCACGCCGATGATCAACAACAGCCAGGGCTTCTGGGCGATGCCCCAGTTGATGACGAAGTCGATGGCACCGGCCGAGAACGAGAAGCCGTCATGGATGCCCAGCGCGTTCACGATGGCCAGCGAGGTGCCGGTCAGGATGGCGTGGATGATGTACAGCGGCCACGCCACGAACATGAACGAGAACTCGATCGGCTCGGTCACACCGGTCAGGAACGCGGTCAGCGCGGCCGAGATCATGATGCCGCCGACGATCTTCTTCTGGGACGGCTTCGCGGTCTGCCAGATGGCCAGCGCGGCCGCCGGCAGGGCGAACATGAAGATCGGGAAGAAGCCGGTCATGTAGCCGCCGGCGCTCGGGTCGTGGGCGAAGAAGCGGGTCAGGTCGCCCGTGACCTCCTTGCCGTCGGCGCCGGTGAAGTGGCCGCTGAGGAACCACACCACGGAGTTGATGACGTTGTGCAGACCGAACGGGATCAGCAGGCGGTTGACCACACCGTAGATGCCGCCGCCGACGATCGGGTTGTTCGAGACGAAGTTGCCGAACGCGGTCAGGCCGCTGTTGAAGATCGGGTACAGCAGGCCGAAGATGATGCCCAGCACGATCATGACCAGCGAGTTGACGATCGGCACGAACCGGCGACCACCGAAGAAGGCCAGGTACGGGGGGAGCTTCGTGCGGTAGAAGCGCTGCCACATCAGGGCCGACACGATGCCGACCAGGATGCCGGCGAGCACGCCGTACGGCCAGCCGCCGGGCGGGATCGGGGCGTCACCGACCTTCTTGGCCTGCACCGGCGCGAACACCTGGACGACCTGGGTGAACACCACAAAACCGACGACCGCCGCGACGGCGGTGGAGCCGTCGCCCTTGCGGGCGAAGCCGATCGCGATGCCGACCGCGAACAGCAGGGGCAGGTAGTTGAACAACCCACCGCCCGCCGCGGCGAAGATCGCCGCGACCTTCTGCATGAAGTCGTTCTTGAAGCTACCGAGCAGGTCGTCCTGACCGAGCCGCAGCAACAAGCCGGCGGCGGGCAGCGTCGCGATCGGCAGCATCAGGCTCCGGCCGAGGCGTTGCAGCCCGGCCAGACCCTTGTTGCCGCCGGCCACCGTGGGGGCGCTGGCACTCATCGGTTTCCTCCGTGGGCGGAAAGCGGACCGGAACCCGGGTCGCCCCGGTCCAATTGCATGGTTACCTGGTAGAGGTCGCCCCGGTACCAGGACGTCATGTCCTCGATGGCCTCGCCGTCGGCGGTCGAGATCCGTCGGAACACCAGCACCGGCGAACCGGTGCGAACCCCCAGCAGACGAGCGGTCTCGCGGTCGGCCGCCTCGGCCCACACCGTCTGCCGGCCGTGGCTGAGCTGCACGCCGAAATGCTCGGCCATCAGCGTGTACAGCGACCGGGTCAGGTCGAGGTCGAGCAGGCCGGACAGCCGGCCGGCGTTGTACCAGCCGCGTTCGACCGCCAGCGGCGTGCCGTCGGCCCGGCGCAGCCGGAACAGTCGGTACGCCGAGTCGGTGGACTCCAGCCCCAGCGCGGCGGCCGCCGCGGGCGGCGGCACCTCGTGGGCGCAGGACAGCACCTCGGTGCCGGGCTCGTGCCCACGCCGCCGCATGTCGTCGGTGAAGGACTCCAGATAGAGCTGGGCCTCCATCCGCCGCTGCGCGGTGAACGTGCCACGGCCACGCGCCCTGGCCAGCAGGCCTTCGGCGACCAGCTGGCCGACCGCGGCCCGCACCGTGAGCCGCGACACGCCGTACTGCTCGGCCAGGTCGCGTTCGGACGGGATGGGGGAGCCGGGCGGCAGGTCCTGCTGGGCCAGCTTGCGCAGGATTTCCCGCAGCTGGGCATGCTTGGGCTTGGGGCCGTCGACGATCCGGTCACCGGTGCCCGAAACACCGTCGAACACGGCCATGGCACCTCCCTGACGGTCTCGATTCGGCCCCACCTGTCGATCCTCGCCGCGAACATTGGTACGTTCCGGTCTAGACCAGTGGTGCGGGGAGGATGCGCCGCCGGGCGACCGGGTGTCAACCGCCGTTACGAGTTCGTGCTGCTGGCGGCGACCATCCGGCCGACTCGGGTGAGACTGGCGGAAGTCGTGTCCAAAACCGACTAGTGAGAGCAGGCGACGAGATGGCAGACGACAGGGCGGCGCAGATCATCGCCGCGATCGGCGGCGCTGACAACATCATCGAGATCGAGCCGTGCATCACGCGGCTGCGCTGCGAGCTCGAGGACGGGTCCAAGGTGGACGAGGCCGCGCTCAAGAAGATCGGCGCGCACGGCGTCATCCGCGCGGGTTCCGTGGTCCAGATCATCGTCGGCCCCGAGGCGGACACGATCGCCTCCGACATCGAGGACCTGCTGTGAGTGTCAAAGTCCTGAGCCCCGTCAAGGGTGTGCTCGCGCCGATCACCGAGGTTCCGGACCCGGTGTTCGCGCAGGCGATGGTCGGCCCCGGCCTGGCCGTGCACCCGGAGCTCACCGCCGGTGACGCGGTGTCCCCGGTGGACGGCACGGTCGTCACGCTGCACCCGCACGCGTTCGTGGTCGCGACCGCGGAGGGCCCGGCGGTGCTGGTGCACCTGGGCATCGACACGGTCAAGCTCAAGGGCGAGGGTTTTACGCTGCACGTGGCCAAGGGCGACTCGGTCAAGGCCGGCCAGCCGGTGATCGGCTGGGACCCGAAGGCGATCGAGGACGGCGGCCGCTCGCCGATCTGCCCGGTCGTGGCACTGGACGCGACCGCGGAGAACCTGGTCGACGTGCGCGAGCCCGGCCCGGTCGAGGCCGGTGACACGCTGTTCACCTGGCAGCGCTGAGCCACCAGCGACGGCGGCCCTCCCGAACGGGAGGGCCGCCGAGCTGTCCCATGTGGACGATGACACCGGCGGTCACGGCGGTCCGAGGTGATTTGCAGCGGCGCCCGAGCCGGATGTGAAAGGATCCAGGGGTGCTGCGCTGGATCACCGCTGGAGAATCGCACGGACCCGCGCTGGTCGGTGTCCTTGAGGGCATGATCGCCGGAGTGTCCGTCACCACCGAGGACCTCTCGGTGCAACTGGCCCGTCGGCGGCTGGGCTTCGGCCGCAGCCCGCGGATGGACTTCGAGACGGACAAGGTCGAGTTCCTCGGCGGTGTGCGCCACGGCCTGTCCCAGGGCGGGCCGATCGCCGTGCACATCGACAACGCCGAATGGCCGAAGTGGCAGAAGGTGATGGCCGCCGACCCGGTCGACCCGGCCGAGCTGGAGGGGTCCGCCCGCAACGCGCCGCTGACCCGGCCGCGTCCCGGCCACGCCGACCTGCCGGGCATGCAGAAGTACGGCTTCGACGAGGCCCGGCCGGTGCTGGAGCGGGCGAGCGCCCGCGAGACGGCCGAGCGGGTGGCGCTGGGCACGGTGGCCCGCAACCTGCTGCGCCAGGTGCTGGGCGCCGAGATCGTCAGCCACGTGGTGTCCATCGGCGCCGCGGAGTGCTCGCCGGACGCCCCGCTGCCCAAGCCGGAGGACCTGGCCGCGATCGACGAGAACCCGGTGCGGGCCTTCGACGCGGCCGGCACCGAGGCCATGGTGGCCGAGGTCGAGGCGGCCAAGAAGGACGGCGACACGCTGGGCGGCGTGATCGAGGCCATCGTCTACGGCCTGCCGCCGGGCCTGGGCTCGCACGTGCACTGGGACCGCCGCCTCGACGCGCGGCTGGCCGGCGCGCTGATGGGTATCCAGGCCATGAAGGGCGTGGAGATCGGCGACGGCTTCACCACCGCGCACCGCCGCGGCAGCCAGGCCCACGACGAGATCGACCGCGGCCCCGGCATCACCGGCGTCACGCGGCGGTCGAACCGGGCCGGCGGCCTTGAGGGCGGCATCACCAACGGCGAGCCGCTGCGCGTGCGCGTGGCGATGAAGCCCATTTCGACGGTGCCGCGCGCGCTGGCCACGGTCGACGTGGAGACGGGCGAGGCGGCGGTGGCCATCCACCAGCGCTCGGACATCTGCGCGGTGCCGCGGGCCGGCGTGGTCGTGGAGTCGGTGGTGGCGCTGGTGCTGGCCGACGCGCTGCTGGAGAAGTTCGGCGGCGACTCGCTGGCCGAGACCCGGCACAACGTCGAGGGCTACCTGAAGTCGCTGCAGGACCGCTGGTGAGTCCGAAAGCAGTGGTGGTCGGCCCGCCGGGCGCGGGCAAGACCACCGTCGGCGAGCTGTTGGCGGACAAGCTGGGCGTGCCGTTCCGTGACGTCGACGCAGACATCGTCGAGCTGGCCGGCAAGCCGATCGCCGACATCTTCACCGATGACGGCGAGGCGGAGTTCCGGCGCATCGAGGGCGAGGCGGTGGCCCGCGCGCTGCTGGAGCACGACGGCGTGCTGGCGCTGGGCGGCGGCGCAGTGTTGGCCGAGTCGACCCGCAAGCTGCTGGCCGAGCACACGGTCGTCTTCCTCAACGTCGGCATGGCCGAGGGCGTGCGCCGCACCGGCCTGTCCACGGCGCGCCCGCTGCTGGCCGGTGTGAACCCCCGGGCCACGTTCCGCGCGCTGCTGGACGCCCGGCTGCCGCTGTACCGCGAGGTCGCCACCGTCGAGATCGACACCGACAAGCACGAGCCCGCGGGCATCGTCGACGAGGTCGTCAAAGCACTCACCGAAGGAAGCTGATGTCCGACCCGACCCGCATCCACGTGGCCGCGGAGCGCCCCTACGACGTCATCGTCGGGCGGGGCCTGCTCGGCGACCTGGTCGACACGCTCAAGGGCGTGCCGACGGTGGCGATCCTGCACCAGCCCACGCTGACCGCGACGGCCGAGGCCGTGCGGGATGAGCTGGCGGCCGCCGGCATCGACGCGCACCGGGTGGAGATCCCGGACGCCGAGGACGGCAAGGCGCTGGCGGTGGCCGGTTTCGCCTGGGAGGTGCTGGGCCGGATCGGTCTCGACCGCACGGGTGCGGTGATCGGCCTCGGCGGCGGCGCGGTGACCGACCTGGCCGGCTTCGTCGCCGGCACGTGGCTGCGCGGCGTGAAGGTCGTGCACGTGCCGACCACGCTGCTGGGCATGGTGGACGCGGCGGTCGGCGGCAAGGCCGGCATCAACACCGACGCCGGCAAGAACCTGGTCGGGGTGTTCCACGAGCCCACGGCCGTGCTGGTCGACCTGGCCACGCTGGAGACGCTGCCGGCCAACGAGCTGGTCGCCGGCATGGCCGAGGTGGTCAAGGCCGGGTTCCTCAACGACCCTCGGATCCTGGAGCTGATCGAGGCCGACCCGAAGGCCGCGGTCGATCCGGCCGGCGAGGTCATCGGCGAGCTGGTCACCCGGGCCATCCAGTACAAGGCGAGCGTGGTGTCGAGCGACCTGCGTGAGGCCGGGCAGCGGGAGTTCCTCAACTACGGCCACACGCTGGGCCACGCGATCGAGCGCCGTGAGCGCTACCGCTGGCGTCACGGCGCGGCGGTCAGCGTCGGCCTGGTCTTCGCGGCCGAGCTGGCCCGGCTGGCCGGCCGGCTGGACGACGCGACGGCCGACCGGCACCGCTCGGTGTTGACCTCGCTCGGCCTGCCGGTGAACTACGAGCCGGGGGCGTTGCCGCAGCTCATGGAGGGCATGCGCAACGACAAGAAGACCCGTGCCGGCGTGCTGCGGTTCGTGGTGCTGGACGGCCTGGCCAAGCCGGGCCGGCTGGAAGGCCCCGACCCGAGCCTGATCGCCGCCGCCTACTCGGTCATCGCCGGCGAGGAGCCGTCGAGCGGAAAGGTGTTGCTGTGAGCCGGGTTTTCGTTCTCAACGGCCCCAACCTCGGCCG encodes:
- the alaS gene encoding alanine--tRNA ligase; its protein translation is MQTHDIIKRFREHFERNGHTVVPSASLILDDPTLLFVNAGMVPFKPYFLGEAPAPYQRATSVQKVVRTPDIDEVGKTTRHLTFFQMAGNFSFGDYFKDGAIRFAWELITRSQDDGGYGFDPNRIWVTVYQDDDEAIELWQKIAGLPPERIQRRDGLDNYWDMGVPGPGGPCSEIYFDRGPEYGKEGGPVADEDRYLEIWNLVFMQDVRGEQSPKYGHKPIGELPAKNIDTGMGVERVAMLLQGVENVYETDLIRAVINKAEQLSGKRYGDNEVDDVRFRVIADHARSGIMIVSDGVSPGNEGRGYVLRRLLRRIVRSSRLLGITEPVLGAFAAVVRDEMGESYPDLVSSFERVDAVVRAEEDAFLATLTTGSRMFETAADETRSAGGATLSGDKAFQLHDTFGFPIDLTLEMAAEQGLKVDEEGFRRLMAEQRQRAKADAAARKTGHGDASAYRAVLEGHGRTDFLGYNQLGSEARVVGLLVGGVSVPAAPAGAEVEVVLDRTPFYAEGGGQQADSGRIVADGAVVEVHDVQSPVPGLTVHRGKVVSGEILLDAAVQADVDVTRRTAIARSHSATHLVHAGVRKAIGETAAQAGSLNAPGRLRFDFTSPGGAVPASVLADVEDEVNDVLLHDYDVQAEIMTMDAARKSGAMALFGEKYGDQVRVVTIGDYSKELCGGTHVGRSGEIGVIKLLSEASIGSGVRRVEALVGLDAYRFLAREHVLVSQLAEQFKARPEELPERIGQTVERLRAAEKELEKLRGAQLLSSGGALADGAENLGGTFLVAAAAPDGVSGNDLRALAMDVRGRLGDKPGVVALFSADGDKVAFVVATTAAGRDKGLAAGKLVPVFGPAIGGRGGGKPDLAQGGGTQPGGIPDAIAALRTEIQRGS
- the ruvX gene encoding Holliday junction resolvase RuvX, whose protein sequence is MVRSKDKRRPVPEFLPGPGRRLGVDVGSVRVGVALSDPSPMLASPLVTLPRDGSVDALVALVREHEVVELVVGLPRTLAGKHGTAAEIATEFAGQLAERLDMPVRLADERLTTVTATRVLADAGVRGRRQRAVVDQAAAVEILQAWLDARAAALAREGRP
- the mltG gene encoding endolytic transglycosylase MltG produces the protein MNDVNDQVEQHEDGFDLFESDEDAGGRGKKRKPRRKVVLLSILLVVLIGGGWGAYYGAGSYLGIGSYGNYGGDGDQDVLVRVDNGATTRDIADMLQSQDVVRTVRAFLNASAGNAEIGNVQPGFYVMKTHMSGDAAVTRLIAPASRVGNVQIKAGTQLDDTKNPDNSVKPGILSQLAAASCVTLNGTKSCVSADDVKKAAQTADPAKLGIPSWAAPAVAKADPVHRLEGLMVSGVYDVKPGTDAVTLLRSMLTQSGAKLATLPQTSQDTGMSPYQILVIASLIEREAITSDFAKVSRVIYNRLAQGIPMGDDSTINYVLDQPLIRTSDENRAKPGPYNTYLNTGLMPTPISSPSPEALAAAQKPADGPWLFFVKCDKDGNSCFAVTQAEQDENAHKAQAAGVF
- a CDS encoding shikimate dehydrogenase, whose protein sequence is MGSRQAAVLGSPIEHSLSPVLHGAAYRELGLDWTFSRVLCTAEELPAFVDGLGPEWAGLAVTMPGKRAALAYATELTRVAELVGAANTLVPRDGGWLADCTDVEGIVGSLTAAGGVPDGGRAVVLGAGGTATAALTALEAFKIPAATIVVRDPARADEALACASRVGLDVDLIRWDTADFAALCGEADLVVSTVPTGAVEAVASDIVRAGCVFDVIYHPWPTPLALAAQKQRTRLVTGLDMLLHQAFAQVRWFTGQDAPREAMRVALRSATATELQLPV
- a CDS encoding glycoside hydrolase family 18 protein produces the protein MPRTRGRVAVAAAVIAMAGPLLAVPAVAATANHHPRQDDGRVVSAYFADWDVYGRAYNVKDIPADKLNVIQYAFGAPTFDQATGAVGCSILDPWADYQRPIDASLAVDGVGDVAGQPLFGNFNQLLKLKKAHPGLKVEISLGGWTKSTYFSDVAATAQRRQDFVKSCVDTFINGNIPGLAPGAAKGVFDGIDIDWEYPTQFAGGNPDAGPADKHNATLLMQEFRRQLGADHLLTAAFPATSKAGDYWELNAAIAPMNWVNVMTYDYNIPSGGVAAPDTLFTHSFRDPNAADPSWNTVGTVQYYLAAGIPPNKIVVGVPFYGNQYLRSSGLWEKSDNSGLDPNSLVPDQKPQPTYHDLVDTAKIVGAGGYTANWDVQSGEPWLFNPAGVHNLCSTFAADGTCAAPYVATVPTVIAYSDPKSVAERTTLIKGWGLRGAMAWEISQDSDSHALISALSPLLK
- a CDS encoding HPr family phosphocarrier protein, with product MPELRVTVASKVGLHARPAALLAKAAAGQAVPVSIRKEGGEQVDAASVLGLMTLGAMHGDEVILSAEGAGADQALETVAALIATDHDEA
- a CDS encoding PTS transporter subunit EIIC, with the translated sequence MSASAPTVAGGNKGLAGLQRLGRSLMLPIATLPAAGLLLRLGQDDLLGSFKNDFMQKVAAIFAAAGGGLFNYLPLLFAVGIAIGFARKGDGSTAVAAVVGFVVFTQVVQVFAPVQAKKVGDAPIPPGGWPYGVLAGILVGIVSALMWQRFYRTKLPPYLAFFGGRRFVPIVNSLVMIVLGIIFGLLYPIFNSGLTAFGNFVSNNPIVGGGIYGVVNRLLIPFGLHNVINSVVWFLSGHFTGADGKEVTGDLTRFFAHDPSAGGYMTGFFPIFMFALPAAALAIWQTAKPSQKKIVGGIMISAALTAFLTGVTEPIEFSFMFVAWPLYIIHAILTGTSLAIVNALGIHDGFSFSAGAIDFVINWGIAQKPWLLLIIGVIYGLIYYFAFRFVIIKWNLRTPGREDDADEQIAEGGSVPETTSSRNQSS